A genomic segment from Dethiosulfovibrio russensis encodes:
- a CDS encoding ArsA family ATPase, whose amino-acid sequence MYRRYTFFGGKGGTGKTTCAASYALSLARRGVRTLVVSTDPAHSLADAIGSPIGSEVVEVEKNLWALEIDAELEAKKYMESIQQQMLHIVSAAIVEEIKRQLRIAYLSPGAEEAAIFDRFIDLMEEAGDKYDVIVFDTAPTGHTLRLLTLPEVLEVWIDHLIKKRTKAMDLMRLAARYEKELQEKLKDDPIFNILSRRRDRFQRAKDLLTDHDNAVFHFVLNAEKMPILETERAIKLLKEFDIKVGSVVVNRIIPPEAGAFFEKRREAQEGYLKTIDEKFGEYGIVRLPMLESDIQGVEQLESISESIKEVEEL is encoded by the coding sequence ATGTATCGTAGATATACCTTCTTTGGAGGAAAGGGCGGAACCGGCAAGACGACCTGTGCCGCCTCCTATGCTCTCTCCCTAGCACGTCGGGGTGTACGAACCTTGGTGGTATCGACCGACCCTGCTCATTCTCTGGCTGATGCAATAGGATCTCCGATTGGGAGCGAGGTCGTGGAGGTTGAGAAAAATCTTTGGGCCCTGGAGATAGACGCGGAGCTTGAGGCGAAGAAATACATGGAGTCCATTCAGCAGCAGATGCTTCACATAGTCAGTGCAGCGATAGTCGAGGAGATAAAACGTCAGCTTAGGATCGCATATCTTTCTCCCGGTGCGGAGGAGGCAGCCATATTCGACAGATTTATCGATTTGATGGAGGAGGCGGGGGATAAATACGACGTAATAGTTTTCGATACCGCTCCTACCGGCCATACCCTCAGGCTTTTAACCCTTCCCGAGGTGCTGGAGGTCTGGATCGATCATCTGATAAAAAAGAGAACCAAGGCCATGGATCTGATGAGACTGGCGGCCAGATATGAGAAGGAGCTTCAGGAAAAGCTCAAGGACGATCCGATATTCAACATCCTCTCCCGTCGTCGAGATAGATTCCAGAGAGCCAAAGATCTGCTCACCGATCACGATAACGCAGTTTTTCATTTCGTTTTAAACGCGGAAAAGATGCCCATTCTCGAGACGGAAAGGGCTATAAAATTGTTAAAGGAGTTCGATATAAAAGTAGGCTCCGTGGTGGTCAATAGGATAATCCCTCCGGAGGCCGGGGCCTTTTTCGAGAAGCGTAGAGAGGCTCAGGAGGGATATCTGAAGACCATCGACGAAAAGTTTGGGGAATATGGTATCGTTCGTCTGCCCATGTTGGAATCAGACATTCAGGGTGTGGAGCAGTTAGAGTCCATCTCCGAGTCGATAAAGGAAGTGGAGGAGCTATGA
- a CDS encoding ABC transporter permease — translation MEIIVPILAAAVRSGTPILYATLGEIITEKGGVMNLGLEGLMLLGALSGFAVTSSTGNPWLGVAAAFGIGAFFSLFHAVVCITLGGNQVVSGLALTMLGTGITAILGINYVGETIKGLTKTTIPFLGELPLVGPVFFDHDPLVYISYALVAFMCWFLWRTKTGLNLRAVGDNPRAADSVGLNVAAIRYAATLIGGGVVAVGGAYMSISYSHMWTEGMSAGRGWIAVALVIFAIWHPARAAFGSYLFGGVEACQLRIQAAGTNIPAPLLLMLPYILTITVLLVISVKKGKGILFGAPAALGTPFYREER, via the coding sequence GTGGAGATCATCGTACCCATATTGGCCGCAGCGGTCAGGAGCGGAACCCCGATCCTCTACGCCACGTTGGGCGAGATAATAACCGAAAAGGGCGGAGTGATGAACCTCGGGCTGGAGGGATTGATGCTTTTAGGAGCTTTATCCGGTTTCGCCGTCACATCGTCCACGGGGAACCCCTGGCTCGGGGTTGCGGCAGCCTTCGGCATAGGGGCCTTCTTCAGCCTGTTTCACGCCGTCGTCTGCATAACCCTCGGGGGAAACCAGGTGGTCAGCGGCCTGGCCTTGACCATGCTGGGAACGGGAATAACCGCCATACTCGGGATAAATTACGTAGGAGAGACCATCAAGGGACTGACGAAGACGACTATACCCTTTCTGGGAGAGCTCCCCCTCGTAGGGCCGGTCTTCTTCGATCACGATCCACTGGTCTATATATCCTACGCCTTGGTCGCCTTCATGTGTTGGTTTCTATGGAGAACGAAGACCGGATTGAACCTGAGGGCGGTAGGAGACAATCCCCGGGCCGCCGATTCGGTCGGTCTGAACGTAGCGGCCATACGTTACGCGGCCACACTAATAGGAGGCGGAGTCGTTGCCGTAGGAGGAGCCTATATGTCCATATCCTACAGCCACATGTGGACAGAGGGGATGTCCGCAGGCAGAGGCTGGATAGCAGTTGCTCTGGTGATCTTCGCGATATGGCACCCCGCCAGGGCGGCATTCGGATCCTATCTTTTCGGAGGAGTCGAGGCCTGTCAGCTCAGGATACAGGCGGCGGGGACGAACATCCCGGCTCCCCTCCTCCTTATGCTACCCTACATACTGACTATAACGGTATTACTGGTCATATCCGTTAAGAAAGGGAAGGGGATACTGTTCGGGGCTCCAGCCGCCTTAGGTACCCCATTTTACAGAGAGGAACGTTAA
- a CDS encoding HDOD domain-containing protein, translating into MTLLRVDKLKEGMVVKGDVMAPSGRLVLPVGTKLEDKHVRLLKSWGVVEVEIEGGPHPESLPKLPPMTREAMTKGAGYLDHLYSLCGRGSPVLREMFRISTVRTMALIAEKGILAVPDIPHINDLDDVSCSESLDLSISQLVGKQTKLFSFSETYRQIVEVLRSPRSSSAHVAQVVEKDTSLSAKLLRIVNSAYYGFPSKIGSIQRAVTVLGGRELTTLAVGVTAIRYFSGLSQNVIDMDRFWRNSVACGVFARLLAGEKHLLSDSHFFLSGLLRDIGLLLLLGEYPDFMGKLLDRASSRKMSLPVCEREAFGFSHSFLGAALLSEWQVPPYLISTIKYKDNPLASDDVLESSILHVADVLSFAMGYGWSPIIPVPSLDQDAWDHLDLSHNVLDTLTARANRQISEILGSFIG; encoded by the coding sequence ATGACTTTACTGCGGGTAGACAAACTCAAGGAAGGTATGGTCGTAAAGGGAGATGTCATGGCTCCCTCCGGAAGGTTGGTGCTGCCGGTCGGCACGAAGCTGGAGGATAAACACGTCCGGCTGCTTAAAAGCTGGGGAGTAGTGGAGGTCGAGATAGAAGGTGGCCCCCATCCGGAGAGCTTGCCCAAATTGCCTCCTATGACCAGAGAGGCCATGACCAAAGGTGCGGGCTATCTGGATCATCTGTATTCTCTCTGTGGCAGAGGGTCTCCGGTTCTCAGGGAGATGTTCCGTATTTCCACTGTGAGGACAATGGCTCTAATTGCCGAAAAAGGCATCTTGGCTGTTCCCGATATACCCCATATTAACGACCTAGATGATGTCTCCTGTTCCGAGTCGCTCGATTTGTCTATCTCTCAATTGGTAGGGAAACAGACCAAGCTCTTTTCCTTTTCCGAGACGTACCGTCAAATCGTAGAGGTCCTTCGGTCTCCCAGGAGTTCCTCCGCCCATGTAGCTCAGGTCGTGGAGAAGGACACCAGCCTGTCCGCCAAGCTCCTCAGAATAGTTAACAGTGCTTATTACGGTTTTCCCTCAAAGATAGGCTCGATCCAAAGGGCGGTTACCGTGCTTGGAGGCAGAGAGCTTACCACCTTGGCGGTCGGAGTGACTGCCATACGCTATTTCTCCGGTTTATCCCAAAACGTTATAGATATGGACCGTTTCTGGCGTAATTCCGTGGCCTGCGGTGTGTTTGCCAGACTTCTGGCCGGAGAGAAGCATCTCCTATCGGACAGCCATTTTTTTCTGTCAGGGCTGCTCCGCGACATCGGCCTGCTACTATTGCTAGGGGAGTATCCGGATTTCATGGGGAAACTCTTGGATAGGGCAAGCTCCAGGAAAATGTCTCTGCCGGTGTGCGAGAGAGAGGCGTTCGGATTCTCTCATTCCTTCTTGGGAGCTGCTTTGCTTTCGGAATGGCAGGTCCCACCCTATCTCATAAGTACCATAAAGTACAAGGACAATCCCTTGGCCTCCGACGATGTTTTGGAATCTTCCATTTTACACGTTGCCGATGTGTTGTCATTTGCGATGGGGTACGGTTGGAGTCCTATAATTCCGGTCCCATCGCTGGATCAGGATGCCTGGGATCACCTTGATCTGTCTCATAACGTCTTGGACACCCTGACTGCCAGGGCCAACAGACAGATAAGCGAAATCCTAGGAAGCTTCATAGGCTGA
- a CDS encoding ATP-binding protein, whose amino-acid sequence MIDLKKRLDYLERERDRVIVSLDSVLSFNSRSSMIGESTTRIGLLTDASAKLRRLCHFSCVSFYLVNRKDQDFYQAFCDDSEWRDFIEAERNGLVDDGTFAWVLGRTQPTVLSSSDGNYSLMLCSLSTASRIMGMFVAVVERDKGCMDDISLSFMALILNITSISLQNLELYGLVHELNEDLEKKVSSLTESEKRLTNYQRNLEDLVKRRTADLESTHDELLLAKEKAEAANAAKSAFLANMSHEIRTPINVVLGMTNLALESGDIPDGPREYLEDARLAGRELLKLIDGILDLSRVESGEMSLSLESCDLYELCRSVIDMTRVRNSSDELAIELVFDEYAPRRVKCDTLRLRQVLLILTENAVKFTERGSVTLIVSMVRRSEGEATIRFAVKDTGIGISEDKRDQIFGTFYQGDDSRSKRHKGAGLGLSIAKQVVEIMGGRLWLKSEEGRGSTFFVDVPLPVLADESHPIAVENVSVVNADDMVLPRELTVLLVEDNMLNRKLAEAMMAGLDWTIDVAEDGFKAVEAVSGKSYDIVFMDVQMPGMDGLEATKNIRLMEKKGLISYRPIIIAMTANAMKGDREICIESGMDDYLSKPLNRDIMMKTIISALMSGG is encoded by the coding sequence ATGATCGATCTTAAAAAAAGACTCGACTATCTGGAAAGGGAGAGGGACAGGGTCATAGTTTCCCTGGACTCTGTGTTGAGCTTCAACAGTCGATCCTCTATGATAGGGGAATCGACGACGCGTATCGGCCTTTTGACCGACGCTTCCGCTAAGCTTCGGCGATTATGTCACTTTAGTTGTGTGTCCTTTTATCTCGTGAATAGGAAAGATCAGGATTTCTATCAGGCCTTCTGTGACGATTCCGAATGGCGAGATTTCATCGAGGCCGAGAGAAATGGACTGGTCGACGATGGAACCTTCGCATGGGTTCTGGGAAGGACTCAGCCTACCGTACTGAGTTCCAGCGACGGCAATTATAGTTTGATGTTGTGCTCTCTCTCCACCGCGTCTCGGATAATGGGAATGTTCGTCGCCGTTGTCGAACGGGACAAGGGCTGCATGGATGACATCTCTCTTTCTTTTATGGCGTTGATATTGAATATAACCTCCATCTCTCTTCAAAACCTCGAGCTTTACGGTCTCGTACATGAGCTGAATGAGGATCTGGAGAAAAAGGTATCCAGCTTGACCGAATCGGAAAAAAGGTTGACCAATTACCAGCGTAATCTTGAAGATTTGGTCAAACGTAGGACCGCCGACCTGGAAAGCACCCACGACGAACTTCTCCTCGCAAAGGAGAAGGCCGAAGCGGCCAACGCCGCCAAAAGCGCTTTTTTGGCCAACATGAGCCATGAGATCCGTACTCCTATAAACGTAGTACTAGGTATGACCAACCTGGCCTTGGAGTCCGGAGATATTCCGGATGGCCCTAGAGAATATCTTGAAGACGCTAGATTGGCCGGTAGAGAGTTGCTTAAGCTTATAGACGGTATTCTGGATCTGTCTAGAGTTGAGTCTGGAGAGATGAGCCTCTCCCTGGAATCTTGCGATCTTTACGAATTGTGTCGTTCCGTTATTGATATGACGAGGGTGAGAAATAGTTCCGACGAGCTTGCGATAGAGCTCGTTTTCGATGAGTATGCTCCTAGACGGGTAAAATGCGATACCTTACGTCTGAGACAGGTGCTTTTGATCTTAACGGAAAACGCGGTTAAGTTTACAGAGAGAGGTTCCGTTACCTTGATAGTCTCCATGGTTCGTCGTTCCGAGGGAGAGGCTACGATTCGCTTCGCCGTTAAGGACACAGGTATAGGTATATCGGAGGATAAGAGGGATCAAATATTTGGCACATTCTATCAAGGAGACGATTCCCGATCCAAGAGGCATAAGGGAGCTGGTCTCGGTCTTTCTATCGCCAAGCAAGTAGTGGAGATCATGGGAGGTCGCCTGTGGTTAAAGAGTGAGGAAGGCAGGGGAAGCACATTTTTCGTGGATGTGCCTCTTCCCGTCTTGGCCGATGAGTCTCACCCTATCGCTGTGGAGAATGTTTCGGTTGTTAACGCCGATGACATGGTGCTTCCTCGCGAACTGACAGTTCTTTTGGTAGAGGACAATATGCTGAACCGCAAATTGGCGGAAGCCATGATGGCAGGGCTCGACTGGACCATCGACGTCGCTGAGGACGGTTTCAAGGCAGTAGAGGCGGTATCGGGCAAAAGTTACGATATCGTCTTTATGGATGTACAGATGCCCGGCATGGACGGACTGGAGGCGACCAAAAATATAAGATTAATGGAAAAAAAGGGGCTTATATCCTATCGTCCGATAATAATAGCCATGACGGCCAATGCGATGAAGGGCGACAGAGAGATATGTATCGAGTCTGGAATGGACGACTATCTCTCCAAACCCCTTAACCGAGACATAATGATGAAGACTATAATATCGGCTTTGATGTCCGGGGGATGA
- a CDS encoding LuxE/PaaK family acyltransferase has translation MREFPAVDTYSCIDKAFGRTEESDTLFLEAVRENYLFQLSCQSYVRALMERYDFSPEDLKGPEDVLKLPPLFVDTMKYHRFISVPEKDVIMTLTSSGTSGQVTQALFDRPGVERIQRISSKVFNDIGFCSSRPAGYLMFSYAREDAQSVGTSWSDEQEMKCAPVSEEKWLLRKDDEGGFGFDPEEAVDALADMAERGPVRLLGFPSFIFQTLEELDRQGRSIQVDRDSFVIAGGGWKNHAGVPMTQSEFASELERRIGLPKENVRDLYGMVEHGIPYCSCPMGHHHVPVFSRVAVRHPVTMEFLPHGEEGLLQLISPWNIAQPNCSILSSDLVRVEENCPCGIPGEYIASIRRGGKKKHKGCAIAAQEILDKVRADREGR, from the coding sequence ATGAGAGAGTTCCCAGCGGTAGATACTTACAGTTGTATCGATAAAGCCTTTGGCCGTACCGAGGAGTCGGACACGCTTTTTCTCGAGGCAGTCAGGGAGAACTATCTGTTTCAGCTCAGTTGCCAGTCTTATGTGAGAGCCCTTATGGAGAGATACGATTTTTCTCCGGAGGATCTGAAGGGGCCGGAGGATGTCTTGAAACTCCCCCCTCTTTTCGTGGATACTATGAAATACCATCGTTTTATCTCGGTTCCGGAAAAGGACGTTATCATGACTCTCACCAGTTCTGGGACGAGTGGGCAGGTCACCCAGGCGTTGTTCGACAGGCCCGGTGTAGAGAGGATACAACGTATATCCAGTAAGGTCTTTAACGATATAGGTTTCTGTTCGTCCAGGCCTGCGGGGTATCTCATGTTCAGCTATGCCAGAGAGGACGCCCAGTCCGTCGGCACCAGTTGGAGCGATGAGCAAGAGATGAAGTGCGCTCCCGTGTCGGAGGAAAAATGGCTGCTTCGCAAGGACGATGAGGGAGGATTCGGCTTCGATCCAGAGGAGGCTGTTGATGCCCTTGCGGATATGGCTGAGAGGGGGCCCGTGCGTCTTCTTGGTTTTCCCTCTTTTATCTTTCAGACTCTGGAAGAGTTGGATAGACAGGGAAGGTCGATTCAGGTAGATAGAGACAGTTTCGTCATAGCTGGAGGAGGCTGGAAAAACCATGCAGGGGTGCCTATGACGCAGTCCGAGTTTGCCTCTGAACTGGAGAGGAGGATAGGACTTCCCAAGGAGAACGTCAGGGACCTCTACGGAATGGTCGAGCATGGCATACCCTATTGTTCCTGTCCAATGGGTCATCACCACGTTCCCGTGTTTTCCAGGGTGGCGGTCCGTCATCCTGTGACCATGGAATTTCTGCCTCACGGGGAGGAAGGTTTGCTTCAGCTGATATCTCCTTGGAATATCGCCCAGCCGAACTGCTCCATACTGTCTTCCGATTTAGTTCGGGTGGAGGAAAACTGTCCTTGCGGTATCCCTGGCGAATATATCGCTTCGATAAGAAGAGGCGGCAAAAAAAAGCATAAGGGCTGTGCCATTGCGGCCCAGGAAATATTGGATAAAGTACGTGCCGATAGGGAGGGACGATAA
- a CDS encoding acyl-CoA reductase, whose protein sequence is MRHFLFGEWKELPPDLPLDEARSVFESRAMAERLKKFSSISVDDVISLLDRVGTRLTSPGPYRDRIMDTMPDVTGFSPSMIEIGIDVLKGLLSRGSLEERLSCLGDRRVLDCWTESGGSPIRAVPLGCICHIAAGNIFLGSIDSLVMGMITKNLNVLKISRQDPIFPFIFLEALLEEDRGGKISSSIAITSWSHSNEGIMDLVGRRFDGILLFGGEEAVRSYRAVASPGTEVLAFGPKISWGLIREGLSEEELDEAIKGFAMDVSLWEQRACTSCQNLFVEGRDLVDRVAEKLHEELSSLEESIPQDRLSIDDAVDILREREQAFWDQVHGNKKLFQGLGHTVVLGQGARLLPSPLNRTVFVSAIRDIGELAKGDIPDMGYYMSTVGLAVPDVLLDETIEVLQKLGVRRFCLPGTMGLGADGKASHDGVHLALSLVRLINREDISRDGLGLNWVSKDRRTELLLGRLNRVLSEAMKAPFYREKYRDLSLPLKNLSAFAELPCVEKSDLEKNCYPSKNMLTDPDLGGYVFSSGGTSGRPRLLRWTSSEFRKSAEALGRGFRVLGIGRDDVVANLMVAGSLYTGFLAVNGGLEETGCTVLSMTANQSPKDTVDLLLELSPTVVMAMTSTLVELAEEALKRGGLHLDRIFYTGETMGKSSIALLEKAFSPSRVGSLSYGAVEIGPLAFQCPHCRHDEFHVDESWVYVEIDDDGELYATTLERTLQPIVRYRLGDRAEWIGEPCDCGRKAPRFRLMGRSDDSVRLLYNDLYLKDLDDTVSLFSGLSPIYQVVVEDGSKGPDVAIAVEGDDCSIEEEFLQILKEKSSQFDHLSDFGCPVKLSVVPRGTIERLGRTGKVRRIVDRRSR, encoded by the coding sequence ATGAGACATTTTCTTTTCGGAGAGTGGAAGGAGCTCCCCCCCGATCTGCCTCTCGACGAGGCCCGCAGCGTTTTTGAAAGTCGTGCTATGGCAGAGCGGTTGAAAAAATTTTCCTCCATATCGGTGGATGATGTTATATCCCTTCTGGATAGAGTGGGGACCAGGCTTACATCTCCTGGACCTTACAGGGATAGGATTATGGATACTATGCCGGACGTTACGGGGTTTTCTCCTTCCATGATCGAGATAGGGATAGATGTCCTGAAAGGGCTGCTTTCCCGGGGTTCATTGGAGGAGCGCCTGTCCTGCCTAGGGGATCGCAGGGTTCTGGATTGTTGGACCGAGAGCGGAGGCAGTCCCATAAGGGCTGTCCCTCTCGGGTGCATATGCCATATAGCGGCGGGCAACATCTTCCTTGGATCGATCGATTCTCTCGTGATGGGTATGATAACCAAGAATTTGAACGTCCTCAAGATCTCCAGACAGGATCCGATATTCCCTTTTATATTCCTCGAAGCCTTGCTTGAGGAGGACCGTGGGGGAAAAATTTCATCTTCTATAGCCATTACCTCTTGGAGTCATTCCAACGAGGGAATAATGGACCTCGTAGGTAGGAGGTTCGACGGGATACTGCTCTTTGGGGGAGAGGAGGCCGTCCGTTCCTACCGAGCCGTGGCGTCTCCGGGAACTGAGGTGCTGGCGTTCGGGCCCAAGATCAGCTGGGGACTGATACGGGAGGGACTTTCCGAAGAGGAGCTGGACGAGGCGATCAAAGGATTCGCCATGGATGTCTCTCTATGGGAGCAGAGGGCCTGCACCAGCTGCCAGAATCTCTTCGTAGAGGGGCGCGACCTGGTCGACAGAGTTGCAGAAAAACTTCACGAGGAGCTGTCCTCTCTGGAGGAGTCGATCCCGCAGGATAGGCTTTCTATAGACGATGCCGTGGATATACTCAGGGAAAGAGAACAGGCTTTTTGGGATCAGGTTCACGGTAACAAGAAGCTCTTTCAGGGATTGGGACATACCGTTGTGTTAGGTCAGGGCGCTAGGCTTTTGCCGTCTCCTTTAAATCGGACCGTTTTCGTCTCTGCTATAAGGGACATCGGTGAGTTGGCGAAGGGAGATATCCCCGATATGGGGTATTACATGTCGACCGTCGGCCTGGCCGTTCCCGACGTCCTCTTGGACGAGACCATAGAGGTACTTCAAAAGCTTGGAGTTCGGCGTTTTTGTCTTCCTGGGACGATGGGATTGGGTGCCGACGGAAAGGCGTCTCATGACGGCGTTCATCTTGCGCTCAGTTTGGTGCGGCTTATAAACAGGGAGGATATCTCGAGAGATGGATTGGGGCTCAACTGGGTTTCTAAAGACAGACGAACAGAGTTGCTCCTGGGAAGACTCAATCGGGTTCTCTCTGAGGCCATGAAGGCACCTTTCTACAGGGAAAAATACAGGGATCTGTCCCTTCCTCTGAAAAACCTTTCAGCCTTTGCCGAGCTCCCCTGTGTGGAGAAGAGCGACCTGGAGAAAAATTGTTACCCCTCCAAAAATATGTTGACCGATCCAGATTTGGGAGGATACGTTTTCTCCTCCGGTGGAACCTCCGGTCGTCCCAGACTGCTTCGTTGGACTTCGTCGGAGTTCCGAAAATCAGCGGAGGCTCTTGGAAGGGGGTTTAGGGTTCTCGGAATAGGCAGGGACGATGTGGTGGCGAACCTTATGGTGGCCGGTTCCCTCTATACAGGATTTTTAGCGGTCAACGGAGGATTGGAGGAAACGGGATGTACCGTGTTGTCTATGACGGCCAACCAATCTCCGAAGGATACAGTCGATCTTTTGCTCGAACTGTCTCCTACCGTCGTTATGGCCATGACGAGCACCCTGGTGGAGCTTGCCGAGGAGGCTTTGAAAAGGGGAGGGCTCCATCTGGATCGAATCTTCTACACGGGAGAGACCATGGGGAAGTCGTCCATTGCCTTGCTGGAAAAGGCCTTTTCTCCCAGTCGTGTAGGTTCTCTGTCCTACGGGGCGGTGGAGATAGGTCCCTTGGCGTTTCAATGTCCTCATTGTAGACACGATGAATTCCACGTGGACGAGTCGTGGGTTTACGTCGAGATAGACGACGATGGCGAGCTCTACGCGACCACTCTAGAGAGGACCCTTCAGCCGATAGTAAGATATCGGTTGGGCGACAGAGCGGAGTGGATAGGAGAGCCCTGCGATTGCGGCAGAAAGGCCCCCCGTTTCAGGCTTATGGGCAGATCTGACGACTCGGTCCGTCTGCTCTACAACGATCTTTACCTTAAGGATCTGGACGACACTGTATCGCTTTTCTCCGGGCTTTCTCCGATCTATCAGGTCGTGGTGGAGGATGGTTCGAAGGGACCGGATGTTGCTATAGCGGTAGAAGGAGACGACTGTTCGATCGAAGAGGAGTTTCTCCAGATTCTTAAGGAAAAATCGTCTCAGTTCGACCATCTCTCCGACTTCGGATGTCCGGTCAAGCTGTCGGTGGTACCCAGAGGTACGATAGAGAGGCTTGGAAGGACGGGTAAGGTTCGCCGCATAGTGGATCGGAGGAGCCGTTGA
- a CDS encoding MFS transporter: MKFKALTGHPLVRFGDFRRFFLARFVSSIGDKFFTIALSWWAVNDAGPTGPMHLGFLMGITLLPAVVLGPISGTLADRYSRKTCMIVADCARLAVMSIMTGLLVTGEMSLPLMYLLVLALSSFMPLFEASANGCLEALTDEESLSAAAAVNSSVVELSNVLGAALGGVALATLGTAGAFGVDGGTFLLSLLLIVMIGNPLRPERSPVSSTEGGMKELLLWLRRNRDVLGYLCLFGGLNFFAAPLMVSVPMMVKYGFDGPVSWVAFLEGSLALGAVVVAMSVSFLPPGSVSRRVFWGILTTGLAMAAFASSSGLAGGMQSVFVAGGGLALVNAAAMGYFQRRVPDSMRGRFFAVLTAVAYSVMPAALVVNGVVCQIWPVRAVLAVDGAVVALMGALVWRIPGTISGRS; the protein is encoded by the coding sequence GTGAAATTTAAGGCATTGACAGGGCACCCTCTGGTCAGATTCGGGGATTTTAGGCGGTTCTTCCTGGCTCGCTTCGTGTCCTCCATAGGGGATAAATTTTTCACCATAGCCCTGTCTTGGTGGGCCGTCAACGATGCGGGTCCTACCGGGCCGATGCACCTCGGGTTTCTCATGGGCATAACCTTACTGCCTGCGGTGGTGTTAGGTCCGATATCCGGAACCTTAGCGGACCGATACAGCCGCAAGACCTGTATGATCGTGGCTGATTGCGCTAGGTTGGCTGTTATGTCGATTATGACGGGGCTGTTGGTAACCGGGGAGATGTCTTTGCCCTTGATGTACCTCTTGGTTTTGGCTCTTTCCTCCTTTATGCCTCTCTTCGAGGCCTCAGCCAACGGATGTCTCGAAGCCTTGACCGACGAAGAGAGCCTGTCTGCTGCCGCGGCGGTGAACTCCTCCGTTGTCGAGCTGTCGAACGTTCTAGGTGCGGCCTTAGGCGGAGTGGCTCTGGCTACTTTGGGCACCGCCGGAGCGTTCGGCGTGGATGGGGGGACGTTTCTTCTCTCCCTGTTATTAATCGTGATGATAGGTAACCCTCTCCGTCCCGAAAGGTCGCCGGTTTCCTCGACGGAGGGCGGTATGAAAGAACTTTTGCTATGGCTACGACGTAATCGCGACGTTTTAGGGTACCTCTGCCTTTTCGGAGGGCTCAACTTTTTTGCCGCTCCGTTGATGGTGTCGGTTCCCATGATGGTCAAATATGGCTTCGATGGTCCTGTCTCCTGGGTTGCCTTTCTCGAGGGGAGCCTCGCCCTCGGGGCTGTGGTGGTGGCTATGTCCGTGAGCTTCCTTCCTCCCGGTTCGGTATCTAGAAGGGTTTTTTGGGGTATCCTTACGACCGGTCTGGCGATGGCCGCTTTCGCCTCGTCTTCCGGTCTTGCCGGAGGAATGCAATCGGTGTTCGTCGCCGGGGGAGGTCTGGCTTTGGTAAACGCCGCTGCTATGGGATATTTTCAGAGAAGGGTTCCCGACTCTATGAGGGGGCGTTTTTTTGCCGTTCTCACAGCCGTCGCCTATTCGGTTATGCCCGCCGCCCTTGTGGTGAACGGCGTGGTATGTCAGATATGGCCAGTGAGGGCGGTTCTCGCGGTAGATGGAGCGGTAGTTGCCTTGATGGGAGCTTTGGTGTGGAGGATTCCGGGGACGATATCCGGTAGGAGCTGA